The following proteins are encoded in a genomic region of Doryrhamphus excisus isolate RoL2022-K1 chromosome 6, RoL_Dexc_1.0, whole genome shotgun sequence:
- the tle3a gene encoding transducin-like enhancer protein 3-A, whose translation MYPQGRHPAPHQPGQPGFKFTVAESCDRIKDEFQFLQAQYHSLKVEYDKLANEKTEMQRHYVMYYEMSYGLNIEMHKQTEIAKRLNAILAQIMPFLSQEHQQQVAQAVERAKQVTMTELNAIIGVRGLPNLPLTQQQLQAQHLSHAAHGPPVQLPPHPSGLQPPGIPPVTGAGSGLLALGALGSQAHLPVKDEKNHHDLEHRESTNNSISPSESLRTASEKHRSSSDYSLDSKKRKVEEKDSMSRYDSDGEKSDDLVVDVSNEDPATPRASPAHSPPENGIDKPRPPKKDTPNSPASVASSGSTPSSKAKELSHNDKSSTPGLKSNTPTPRNDAPTPGTSSTPGLRPILGKPPGMEALAAPALRTPLSIAGSYPTPFAMMGHHEINGGLTSPGVYAGLHISPQMSAAAAAAYGRAPMGFDPHSHMRAPGLPASLTSISGGKPAYSFHVSADGQMQPVPFPPDALIGPGIPRHARQINTLSHGEVVCAVTISNPTRHVYTGGKGCVKIWDISQPGSKSPVSQLDCLNRDNYIRSCKLLPDGRTLIVGGEASTLTIWDLASQTPRIKAELTSSAPACYALAISPDAKVCFSCCSDGNIAVWDLHNQTLVRQFQGHTDGASCIDISHDGTKLWTGGLDNTVRSWDLREGRQLQQHDFTSQIFSLGYCPTGEWLAVGMESSNVEVLHHSKPDKYQLHLHESCVLSLKFAYCGKWFVSTGKDNLLNAWRTPYGASIFQSKESSSVLSCDISTDDKYIVTGSGDKKATVYEVIY comes from the exons ATGTATCCACAAGGCCGACATCCG GCTCCTCATCAGCCCGGCCAGCCTGGCTTCAAATTCACCGTAGCTGAATCTTGTGACAGAATTAAAGATGAATTCCAGTTCCTGCAAGCCCAGTATCACAG TCTTAAGGTGGAGTATGACAAGCTGGCCAATGAGAAGACAGAGATGCAGCGCCACTATGTCATG TACTATGAGATGTCTTATGGGCTCAACATTGAGATGCACAAACAG ACGGAGATTGCCAAACGGCTCAATGCTATTTTAGCTCAAATTATGCCTTTCCTGTCACAAGAG CACCAACAGCAGGTTGCTCAGGCAGTGGAGCGGGCAAAGCAGGTCACTATGACTGAGCTGAATGCCATCATCGGGGTACGTGGACTTCCCAATCTGCCTCTCACC cagcagcaactcCAGGCACAACACCTCTCTCATGCTGCTCACGGGCCCCCCGTCCAGCTGCCCCCGCACCCCTCCGGCCTGCAACCGCCTGGCATCCCTCCCGTCACGGGCGCGGGATCCGGCCTGCTCGCGCTCGGAGCACTGGGCAGCCAAGCCCACCTCCCAGTGAAGGATGAGAAGAACCACCATGATCTGGAACACAGAG AGAGCACG AATAACTCAATATCGCCGTCAGAAAGCTTACGCACAGCCAGCGAGAAGCACCGCAGCTCCTCCGACTACAGTTTGGACTCCAAGAAGCGCAAAGTGGAGGAGAAGGATAGCATGAGCAGATAT GACAGTGATGGAGAGAAAAGTGATGACCTCGTGGTAGATGTGTCTAATGAG GATCCTGCCACGCCCCGAGCCAGCCCAGCACACTCGCCGCCTGAAAATGGCATTGATAAGCCCCGACCCCCAAAGAAAGACACGCCCAACAGCCCGGCATCGGTGGCATCCTCTGGAAGCACCCCATCCTCCAAGGCCAAGGAGCTCAGTCAT AATGACAAATCCTCCACGCCTGGCCTCAAGTccaacacccccaccccgcGCAACGATGCCCCCACCCCTGGCACCAGCTCCACTCCTGGGCTCAGACCCATCCTGGGCAAACCACCAGGCATGGAGGCTCTCG CAGCCCCAGCCCTGCGTACACCTCTGTCCATCGCAGGCTCCTACCCGACTCCCTTTGCAATGATGGGCCATCACGAAATCAATGGAGGCCTGACTAGTCCTGGTGTCTATGCTGGTCTGCACATCTCCCCTCAGATGagtgctgcagctgctgcagcCTATGGACGCGCTCCCATG GGATTTGATCCTCACAGCCACATGAGAGCCCCTGGCCTTCCAGCAAGCCTCACGTCCATCTCGGGAGGTAAACC GGCTTACTCTTTCCACGTGAGCGCAGACGGCCAGATGCAGCCCGTACCTTTCCCACCCGACGCCCTGATTGGCCCTGGTATCCCCCGCCACGCCCGTCAGATCAACACGTTGAGTCACGGCGAGGTGGTGTGTGCCGTAACCATTAGCAACCCCACACGCCACGTCTACACCGGCGGCAAAGGCTGTGTCAAAATCTGGGATATCAGCCAACCTGGCAGCAAAAGTCCCGTGTCCCAACTGGACTGTCTG AACAGGGATAACTACATCCGCTCCTGTAAGCTGCTGCCTGATGGCCGCACATTGATTGTAGGAGGCGAGGCCAGCACGCTGACCATCTGGGATCTGGCCTCTCAGACGCCTCGCATCAAAGCCGAGCTCACCTCCTCGGCGCCGGCGTGCTACGCCTTGGCCATCAGCCCTGATGCCAAAGTCTGCTTCTCCTGCTGCAGTGATGGAAACATTGCCGTGTGGGACCTCCACAACCAGACTCTTGTCAG GCAGTTCCAGGGTCACACAGACGGTGCTAGTTGCATTGATATTTCCCATGATGGTACTAAACTGTGGACAGGCGGGCTTGACAACACGGTTCGCTCCTGGGATCTAAGGGAGGGTCGACAGCTACAGCAGCACGACTTCACATCACAG atctTCTCGCTGGGTTACTGTCCGACTGGGGAGTGGTTAGCTGTGGGCATGGAGAGCAGTAACGTGGAAGTGCTACACCACTCCAAACCGGACAAGTATCAGCTGCACCTCCACGAGAGCTGCGTCCTCTCGCTCAAGTTTGCCTACTGTG GGAAATGGTTTGTAAGCACTGGGAAAGACAACTTGTTGAATGCTTGGAGGACTCCCTACGGAGCCAGCATATTCCAG TCCAAGGAGTCCTCATCTGTCCTGAGCTGTGACATCTCCACGGATGACAAGTACATCGTGACAGGCTCCGGTGACAAGAAAGCTACAGTGTACGAAGTGATCTACTAA